CCCTACGTTGACAAGACCACGGGTCAGCGACGGCTTCTGTTTCCGATTTTTCCAGGCGAGCTGGCCGAGGGCGCTCTCGCGGTGAATCGTGAGACGCTTCGAGCCAAGGGTCGACGCGCCTTCGATCTCTACCAAGAGCTCGGCTATGAAGCGAGCCCGGTTCGGGACCTGACGCACCACCTGGGCGGGAACACGCACTGCATCGTGAACGTGCTTTCCTGAGCCCATGGGGCGAAGCAGGGGCCAGCGCAACCCGAAGCCTCCAAAGCCCGACGTTTCGAAGCGACGACTGGGTGCGCCATTCGCTATCGCCTTAGCGTCGGCCGCAGCTCTCGCCATCGCTTGGCTCGCGACTCGCGGCCCGACCGACATCGCTCATGGCGCTCTTCGACGGAACAACCTTCTGTTCGTAACGATCGATACGTTGCGCGCCGATCGCTTGGGAAGCTACGGATCCCACGCGGGTCTCACACCGCATCTCGATCGGCTGGGGGAGGATGGCATCGTATTCGAAGATGTCGTTTCCCACGTGCCATTGACTCTTCCCGCCCACACGTCGATCTTCACTGCGAAGTATCCGACCCGTCACGGCGTCCACGATAACGGCACCTATCGTCTCGGCCCGGGGCACAATACGCTTGCCACCCTGCTGAGCGATCACGGCTATCGAACGGCGGCGTTCGTGGGAGCGTTCGTGCTCGACGCACGTTTCGGTCTGGGACGCGGCTTCGACCACTACGACGATTACTACGGTGAGAAGAGGACGTTCGAGAGCTTCACCGAGCTCGAACGAAGGGCGGAATCGGTGCTCGCTCCCGCCGAAGCCTGGCTGCGCGAACGCCGAAACGAGCCCTGGCTCGTTTGGATCCATCTCTTCGATCCCCATGCTCCCTACGAGGCGCCCGAACCGTTCGCCTCCCGCCACTCGCGAGATCCGTACGGGGCGGAGATCGCCTACGTGGACGACAGGCTGGGTGCCTTCCTGGCGCGGCTCGATGCCGCGGGCCTTCTCGAGAACACGCTCGTAACCCTCGTGGGCGACCACGGTGAGTCTCTGGGCGAGCACGGCGAGCTCACGCACGGGACGTTCGCATACAACGCGACCCTTTCGGTGCCCTGGATTCTGTGGTCCAGAGCCGTCCCGGCCGGCCGTTTTTCTCCGCGGGTGCGCCACGTAGACGTTCTTCCCACACTACTGGACCTCCTGGGAATCGAGAGCCCTCCCGAAATCGACGGAGTGAGCCTGCGCCCTTTCCTCCAGGCGCCCTCGCGATACGAGGCGCCCACGAGCTACTTCGAGGCGCTCAACCCTCATCTCACTCGAGGCTGGGCCCCGCTACGGGGGGTGATCGGGGGCCGGTACAAATTCATCGAGCTGCCTATCTCTGAGATCTACGACCTGCAGGAGGATCCGGGAGAGACCCAGAACCTGGCACCCCGTCGGGCCCGACTCGCTTCGGAGCTTCGTGACACCCTCGGCGCGCTCGTCGCCGGGGACACTTCCGAGCCCGCGTCCGCCGACGTCGAAACAATTCGTCGGCTGGCAAGCCTCGGGTATCTCGTCGCCCCGGTGGACGTGCGCCGCGATACGTACTCCGAGGAGGACGATCCAAAGCGTCTCGTCGACCTCGCCAACGCCCACGACCAGGCGGGCGCGTTGTTCCAGAGCGGACACGAGGAGGAAGCCCTCGACCTGTTGGAGAAGATTCGTGAGCAACAGCCCCGCTCCTCGTTCGCCCATCAGAAGCTCGCCTACGCGCTGCGACAGCTTGGGCGAGCGGACGAAGCGATCGACGTTCTCGAAGGCGCCGTCCGAAGCGGCCTCACCGACTCGTCCCTTCTCGTCCTTCTCGGCTCCTACCTCGTCGAGACCGGCGAAGTGGGAAAGGCTCGTTCCCTTCTCGAGCCGGTCGCCGAAGCTCATCCCGAGTTCGCGGAAGCTCACAACACACTGGGCGTGGCCTACGCGCGGCTCGGTAACCCGGTCGCGGCCGAGCTCGCCTTTTCGAAAGTGCTGGAGCTCGACCCGAGCTCAGCCACCGCACACAACAACCTGGGCTCGGTCGAGCTCGGCAGGGGTCGAAACGACGAGGCCGTGGCACATTTCGAGCGCGCCCTCGCCATCGACGAAGGCCTCGCAAGCGCCCACAACGGCCTCGGAGTCGCCCATGCTCGGCGCGGCGAGCTCGAGAGAGCGGTCGCGGCATGGAAGCGTGCGGTCGAGCTGGCCCCGGACGCGTTCGATGCCCTGTACAACCTGGCGATGGCTCTCCTCGAGCGATCGCCCGCCGAAGCCGTTCCCTATCTTGAGCGCTTCGCCGCGAAGGCTCCGCCCGATCGCTACCGTGAAGACATCATCAAGGCCGGAGAGATACTCAATGAGCTGCGGTAGCGGGAGATTGCGTCACGTAACCTAGACCTTCGAGGATCGTCGCTCGCGCGCCCGCGGGAAGGCTGTCGACTCGCTCGACGAGTCCGCTCGGCCATCGAATCGTCAGTCGTTCGACGACGTCCTTCTCTCCCAAACCGATGTGCACCCGGGGATCGTGTGAAGACAGATACCCCCCCGACGGCCTCACTTCACGAACAAGATGGCCGGTATCGGTCTCTCGGATGATCCTCGCCCC
The sequence above is a segment of the Vicinamibacteria bacterium genome. Coding sequences within it:
- a CDS encoding sulfatase-like hydrolase/transferase; translated protein: MGRSRGQRNPKPPKPDVSKRRLGAPFAIALASAAALAIAWLATRGPTDIAHGALRRNNLLFVTIDTLRADRLGSYGSHAGLTPHLDRLGEDGIVFEDVVSHVPLTLPAHTSIFTAKYPTRHGVHDNGTYRLGPGHNTLATLLSDHGYRTAAFVGAFVLDARFGLGRGFDHYDDYYGEKRTFESFTELERRAESVLAPAEAWLRERRNEPWLVWIHLFDPHAPYEAPEPFASRHSRDPYGAEIAYVDDRLGAFLARLDAAGLLENTLVTLVGDHGESLGEHGELTHGTFAYNATLSVPWILWSRAVPAGRFSPRVRHVDVLPTLLDLLGIESPPEIDGVSLRPFLQAPSRYEAPTSYFEALNPHLTRGWAPLRGVIGGRYKFIELPISEIYDLQEDPGETQNLAPRRARLASELRDTLGALVAGDTSEPASADVETIRRLASLGYLVAPVDVRRDTYSEEDDPKRLVDLANAHDQAGALFQSGHEEEALDLLEKIREQQPRSSFAHQKLAYALRQLGRADEAIDVLEGAVRSGLTDSSLLVLLGSYLVETGEVGKARSLLEPVAEAHPEFAEAHNTLGVAYARLGNPVAAELAFSKVLELDPSSATAHNNLGSVELGRGRNDEAVAHFERALAIDEGLASAHNGLGVAHARRGELERAVAAWKRAVELAPDAFDALYNLAMALLERSPAEAVPYLERFAAKAPPDRYREDIIKAGEILNELR